A stretch of the Halalkalicoccus subterraneus genome encodes the following:
- a CDS encoding transcription initiation factor IIB, with product MTRSTRQREREQEAEQTEGTSDGEAVRTCPECASDNLIKSSDRGELICDDCGLVVEEGNIDPGPEWRAFNHSERQSKSRVGAPTTQTMHDKGLTTTIDWKDKDAYGRSISSKKRSQMHRLRKWQERIRTKDAGERNLQFALSEIDRMASALGVPRSVREVASVIYRRALSEDLIRGRSIEGVATAALYAACRKEGIPRSLEEISEVSRVERKEIGRTYRYISQELGLEMRPVDPKKYVPRFCSELELSEEVQSKANEIIETTAEKGLLSGKSPTGYAAAAIYAASL from the coding sequence ATGACACGGTCTACCCGTCAGCGGGAGCGCGAGCAGGAGGCGGAGCAAACCGAAGGAACCAGCGATGGGGAGGCGGTACGTACCTGTCCGGAGTGTGCCTCGGACAACCTCATCAAGAGTTCCGATCGGGGGGAACTCATCTGCGATGACTGTGGCCTGGTCGTCGAGGAGGGCAACATCGACCCCGGGCCCGAGTGGCGGGCGTTCAACCACTCCGAGCGCCAGAGCAAATCGCGGGTGGGCGCGCCGACCACCCAGACGATGCACGACAAGGGGCTGACCACCACCATCGACTGGAAGGACAAGGACGCCTACGGCCGGTCGATCTCCTCGAAGAAGCGAAGCCAGATGCACCGGCTGCGAAAGTGGCAGGAGCGCATCCGCACGAAGGACGCCGGCGAGCGCAACCTCCAGTTCGCGCTCAGCGAGATCGACCGCATGGCCTCGGCACTGGGCGTCCCCCGCTCGGTACGCGAGGTCGCCTCCGTGATCTATCGACGCGCGCTCAGCGAGGACCTCATCCGCGGCCGATCCATCGAGGGCGTCGCCACCGCGGCGCTGTACGCGGCCTGCCGGAAGGAGGGCATTCCTCGGAGCCTCGAGGAGATCAGCGAGGTCTCGCGAGTCGAGCGAAAGGAGATTGGCCGGACCTATCGGTACATCTCCCAGGAGCTCGGCCTCGAGATGCGCCCCGTCGATCCGAAGAAATACGTTCCCCGATTCTGCTCCGAACTCGAACTCTCCGAGGAAGTACAGTCGAAAGCCAACGAGATCATCGAAACCACCGCCGAAAAGGGCCTGCTCTCGGGGAAGTCCCCGACGGGCTATGCCGCCGCGGCGATCTACGCCGCCTCGCT
- the rnhA gene encoding ribonuclease HI — protein sequence MPSVPHDPDEAREKLAAAGATIEDGNTDHERWRARLGEANAIAYEETVVVQGARPADIESILRDGGGRVHLYFDGGSRGNPGPAAIGWVLVSGDGIVADGGERIGETTNNRAEYEALIRGLEVAIDYGFDDVEIRGDSQLVVKQTRGEWDANDPGMRERRVRVHELLGGFDEWSITHVPREVNERADELVNEAFEHG from the coding sequence ATGCCCTCCGTTCCCCACGACCCGGACGAGGCTCGCGAGAAACTGGCCGCCGCCGGTGCGACCATCGAGGACGGCAACACCGACCACGAGCGCTGGCGAGCACGCCTCGGCGAGGCGAACGCGATCGCCTACGAAGAGACGGTCGTCGTTCAGGGTGCGCGGCCCGCCGACATCGAGTCGATCCTGCGGGACGGCGGCGGTCGTGTCCACCTCTACTTCGACGGAGGGAGCCGCGGTAACCCCGGCCCGGCGGCGATCGGTTGGGTGCTCGTTTCGGGCGACGGGATCGTCGCTGACGGGGGCGAACGGATCGGTGAGACGACGAACAACCGCGCGGAGTACGAGGCACTGATTCGCGGGCTCGAGGTCGCCATCGACTACGGCTTCGACGACGTCGAGATTCGGGGGGACTCCCAACTGGTCGTCAAACAGACCCGCGGGGAATGGGACGCCAACGATCCCGGGATGCGCGAGCGCCGGGTCCGCGTCCACGAGCTTCTGGGGGGGTTCGACGAGTGGTCGATCACACACGTACCGCGGGAGGTAAACGAGCGCGCGGACGAACTGGTGAACGAGGCGTTCGAACATGGCTGA
- a CDS encoding PadR family transcriptional regulator encodes MSEAQAVPGTQRTAHDLTAFQHNILVILGEEPMYGLAIKRELESYYDTEVNHGRLYPNLDDLVERGLVEKSELDKRTNQYELTEDGYETVLGQLNWVFSKIVTDEERAEDVQSLIGAQN; translated from the coding sequence ATGTCAGAGGCACAAGCGGTTCCGGGCACTCAGCGAACAGCACACGATCTGACCGCCTTTCAACACAACATCCTCGTCATCCTCGGTGAGGAGCCGATGTACGGGCTGGCGATTAAGCGCGAACTCGAGAGCTACTACGACACCGAGGTCAACCACGGGCGGCTCTATCCCAACCTCGACGATCTGGTCGAGCGCGGGCTGGTCGAGAAGAGCGAACTCGACAAGCGCACCAACCAGTACGAGCTCACCGAGGACGGGTACGAAACGGTGCTGGGTCAACTGAACTGGGTCTTCTCGAAGATCGTTACCGACGAGGAGCGCGCCGAGGACGTCCAGTCGCTCATTGGTGCGCAGAACTAA
- a CDS encoding DUF7108 family protein: MAELPEETIEEATRLTKLARRAVDPEEASAYRTRRARSLAEHGFTARVREGDATETLVLHPTDWVGDGRIRTDRIEDVDRAIEVQVAGPESPDDWDRVEAHNRAVARAVREAHGEVHGENAEAFADFIGNHYAKRIDDATPSEREEFLAEYFVRNVWPSEDQKDAIERSLEYVERLAKNDPD, from the coding sequence ATGGCTGAGCTACCCGAGGAGACGATCGAGGAGGCGACCCGGCTGACGAAGCTCGCACGACGGGCGGTCGACCCCGAGGAAGCGAGCGCCTACCGGACCCGCCGCGCACGATCGCTCGCCGAACATGGGTTCACCGCGCGCGTCCGCGAGGGCGACGCGACCGAGACGCTCGTGCTCCACCCCACCGACTGGGTCGGGGACGGCCGGATCCGAACCGACAGGATCGAGGACGTCGACCGGGCGATCGAGGTGCAGGTCGCCGGGCCGGAGAGTCCCGACGACTGGGACCGCGTCGAGGCGCACAACCGGGCGGTCGCACGGGCGGTTCGAGAGGCTCACGGCGAGGTCCACGGCGAGAACGCCGAGGCCTTCGCGGACTTCATTGGCAACCACTACGCGAAGCGGATCGACGACGCCACACCCTCGGAACGCGAGGAGTTCCTCGCGGAGTACTTCGTCAGGAACGTGTGGCCGAGCGAGGATCAAAAAGACGCGATAGAGCGCTCACTAGAGTACGTCGAACGTCTCGCGAAAAATGATCCCGATTAG